The Bacteroidota bacterium genome segment TGCCGCTCTACGTGATGCTCATCAAGCTTGGCCTGCTCAACTCGTACCTCGGCCAAGCTTGATGAGCATCACGTAGAGCGGCAGCAGTAGCATCGTTGCCGGAAACATCTGCGTGATGAGGATGCCCGAGAGCGCGGCATTGCGGCCGCGGAATTTGAAGCGGCTCAGCGCATAGCCCGCCGTCGAGGCGAGCGCGACGCCCGTGACGGTAACGACAGCCGCCACGATCAGCGAGTTGACGAGCCACCGTACGAACGGCGTCTCGCCGAGGAGTGTGCTGTAGTTCGCGAAGGTGGCGTCGTCGGGGATGATCGCGAGCGAGGTCGAGAGCAGCCGGTCGCCAGGGCGCAGCGAGATCGTGAGGATCCGTAGCACCGGGTACACCGCGACGAACGCGAAAAGCACGAGAACGGAGTAGGACAGGACTTTCTTGAGCATCGGCTCGGGGGTCNNNNNNNNNNNNNNNNNNNNNNNNNNNNNNNNNNNNNNNNNNNNNNNNNNNNNNNNNNNNNNNNNNNNNNNNNNNNNNNNNNNNNNNNNNNNNNNNNNTCGAAGGTCGAAGGTCGAAGGTCGAAGGTCGAAGGTCGAAGGTCGAAGGTCGAAGGTCGAAGGTCGAAGGTCGAAGGTCGAAGGTGCCCCGCTTTACCACCAGGGCGGGCTGGGGCTTCGCGGCACGCGCACGCCCTTATTCGCTAGAGGCTATTGCAGAAGTCGGTTCGAAGGGCGAGGCTGAGCGAGCAACGCTCCCGCAAGGCGCGTGAAGCAGCCGATGCATGAGCATCGGCGATGCAGCGCAACGCCGCGAGAGCGATTGCACAGCCAGCCGCAGCTCGAAAGGAGTTTTGCAATAGCCTCTAGTCACTGGTCGCTCCTCGCTCATCTTGTGACGGTGGCTGTGATGAGGTCGTAGATGTTGGGGCCATCGGCGCGGGGCTTGCCGCCGCCTTGGCTGGCGGTGGCGGTGCGGCCGACCGGGGCGAAGCGGCCCACGCCATCGCCGGGGGCATAGGCGCCGAGGAGGAGCGTCACCTCATCGCCGCGCTGCGGGCGCGGGAGGATGTAGTGCGGCAGCGCAAACGTCAGCCGCGTCGCGCCGGGCTCGATGAGCGCCCCACCGCCTTCGAGACGTCCGAGCACGCGGCCACGTCCTGTCTCCACGCGGACGCCGTCGCCCACGTAGACAATGTGGTCGTAGCCCGCGCCGCCGGGCAGGCGCAGGTCTGCCCCACGCCCGATGTCGCGCGCGTCGCCGTCGTCCCGGTCGATGGCGAGCGCCACGAAGAACGGCACCGCGCGGTCGTCGGGCATCGGACGCGCGAGGTCGATGCGGAAGTAGGTCGTCGAGTCGTCGGCGGTGAGTTCGAGGAACCGGGCGTCGAGGACGCCGTCGGGGAGGCCGGTCGGGTAGGTGAACGAGGTGGTGGCGCCCCAGTCGTCGCCCTCGGGATCGGTACGTGAGAGGATGGAGCGGGCGACCGGCAGCGGGCGCCTGACCTGCGCCATCGAGAGGCTGCTGCGGCGCTCGACGCGGCGCATGACCTCGTACTGGTCGCGGACGCGCGGCACGACGAACGCGAAGTCGTCCCAGAGGCCCGGCGCGGGCAGATCGTACGTCGCCACCACCTCGATGGCGCCTCCGTTTACGGCCGCGCTCGTCGGCGTCACTTCGATGCTCAGCGAGTCGCGCGGGACGGCCAGCGTGTCGCCTTGCATCGTGACCAGCGGGACTGCGATCTCGCGCCCAAACGCGCGCACGCGGAGTTCGGCGTTGGCAGCGAGGCGGCCCTCCGGCACGATGCCAAGCGACAGCGCCGACTCGGTCTGCGTCAGTGTCGCCTGGACGAAGCCATCGCCGAGGCGGAGCCGTGCGGCCGTCGTGCCCCACGGCGCAGGCATGCGCGGTTCGAGGACAAGCCGGTTGGCCGCCGCGTAGCGCGCGCCGAGGTAGTCTTGCCAGGCGTTGCCCACGAAGCCAGCGAGCGCGTGCAGGTCTACCGGTGAGCCGCCCATCCGGGGTCGGTTCTCGCCCGGGTGCGGGTGCGCATCGACGACCGCCGGAAGCCCGCCCACAGCTCCCTGGTCGAGCAGCAGCGCGGCCTGTGCCTGCGTCAGCG includes the following:
- a CDS encoding sugar ABC transporter permease codes for the protein TPEPMLKKVLSYSVLVLFAFVAVYPVLRILTISLRPGDRLLSTSLAIIPDDATFANYSTLLGETPFVRWLVNSLIVAAVVTVTGVALASTAGYALSRFKFRGRNAALSGILITQMFPATMLLLPLYVMLIKLGRGTS